A region of Myxococcus stipitatus DSM 14675 DNA encodes the following proteins:
- a CDS encoding OmpA/MotB family protein yields MQAERGRAWVPWLVTVLVVLLAGGVLYLAHRGSAQAQAQAEEARKAADEATARTRDAEAARKQAEEKLAALETEHAKLTTEKQQLTTEKDQLSQTVQEQEAELAKLKATYDDLQDKMKAEIAEGAIKLSQAQGRIQVDLVDKVLFDSGDASISKRGQEVLKRLGGVLAKVDDKSIQVSGHTDDSPPSQKLQATFPTNWELSVARAVNVVRFLQEQGGVPSRRMIAAGYGETRPISANATPQGRARNRRIEVLLIPDLKAAKTPAKTARSQR; encoded by the coding sequence ATGCAAGCGGAGCGAGGGCGGGCCTGGGTGCCCTGGCTGGTGACGGTGCTGGTGGTGCTGCTCGCGGGCGGCGTGCTGTATCTGGCGCACCGAGGCTCGGCGCAGGCACAGGCGCAGGCCGAGGAGGCGCGCAAGGCGGCGGACGAGGCCACCGCGCGCACCCGTGACGCGGAGGCGGCGCGCAAGCAGGCGGAGGAGAAGCTGGCGGCGCTGGAGACGGAGCACGCGAAGCTGACCACCGAGAAGCAGCAGCTCACGACGGAGAAGGACCAGCTGTCCCAGACGGTGCAGGAGCAGGAGGCGGAGCTGGCCAAGCTCAAGGCCACCTACGACGACCTCCAGGACAAGATGAAGGCGGAGATCGCCGAGGGCGCCATCAAGCTGTCGCAGGCGCAAGGCCGCATCCAGGTGGACCTGGTGGACAAGGTGCTCTTCGACTCCGGCGACGCGAGCATCAGCAAGCGCGGCCAGGAGGTCCTCAAGCGCCTGGGCGGCGTGCTGGCCAAGGTGGATGACAAGTCCATCCAGGTGTCGGGGCACACGGATGACTCGCCGCCGTCGCAGAAGCTCCAGGCCACCTTCCCCACCAACTGGGAGCTGTCCGTGGCGCGCGCCGTCAACGTGGTGCGCTTCCTCCAGGAGCAGGGCGGCGTGCCGTCCCGCAGGATGATCGCCGCGGGCTACGGCGAGACGCGCCCCATCTCCGCCAACGCCACCCCGCAGGGGCGCGCCCGCAACCGGCGCATCGAGGTCCTCCTCATCCCGGACCTCAAGGCCGCGAAGACTCCGGCGAAGACCGCCCGGAGCCAGCGCTGA
- a CDS encoding lipoprotein: MRKALFLGALALGAVACDPDIKQDPAPGAADVGLAEFDPSATPAIVPSPNDLAIGKLPDGTNIVQAPINPSAPAAEQEFTREYLNTLNGFPTSVIATTLVKDLDPATVNADTVKFIDVYEDVPVLARPATPRFGYREETGHITVIPPQPQGWPKGGRYAVAIIGGANGVKTKSGKPVIASATWAFASSRNPLVTCDDLTASNCAPTTELIPSIKTDPAERLADQTRSALRLEQLRRGYSPILDKMAAKFSVNRDDIVVAWTFTIMSRPEATFDITSETRIVPFPNDLLRDAKAGKLTLPVPPEPPLLRNFISDLNNNVDGWSTTAPIITENSATRGVIDNDLQLDMNTVRLGKELLFLKLTPGGAQPQVKVCLNCASSPKADGTPATNAPQQLQIVPELPLDPGSQYAVVLLRGPKELKNAQPVFPTASQALLRLKNPVFANGKSQVSAVPDTSAPTLEAARAAMAPLYDMLEARLNIKRQDVLMAWTFTTQSTRTKLAQLNAAPAASDTSDKPLYLVDQTTNLAALMTANGLDGTHIGHWLVGGYKSPFYLDDATGAYNSARAKHEDHIPFWMFLPSQAPDANGYKTVVFGHGLTGNRTNVLAIANKLNEAGYAVVAIDTVYHGERTSCAGITPQSGLGAIDSPDKACATGSTCDVTPNSATFGRCVAPAAANACDPAGNGDLTCSAAGQGVCLDTGKCEGGDFRRGTTGAPVVSGWNFLNLGSLGATRDNFRHHVVDFAQLTRVLASDDLRTRIGAIAGGRTINAATVDYVGQSLGGMQGVLSASVSERTRRTALNVPGGDLVDILLTAQDPTLSAQRAGFMQLLGSLGRAPGTPGFDEFIVLARTALDGAAARNYGWYLENSDKAPAERDAFIQYIKGDMVIPNPVTEGLIASANRNSTKTVQSYMVTIDPLPAEYRHAFLLISVPPAHPQYAFMKSVRDTAQDQVVSFLKTGTAVAP; the protein is encoded by the coding sequence ATGAGAAAGGCGTTGTTCCTCGGGGCCCTAGCCTTGGGCGCGGTAGCGTGTGATCCAGACATCAAGCAGGACCCGGCGCCGGGCGCGGCCGACGTGGGACTGGCGGAGTTCGACCCGTCCGCGACGCCTGCCATCGTCCCCTCTCCGAACGACCTGGCCATCGGGAAGCTCCCGGATGGCACCAACATCGTCCAGGCGCCCATCAACCCCAGCGCGCCCGCCGCGGAGCAGGAGTTCACGCGTGAGTATCTCAACACGCTGAACGGCTTCCCCACGTCGGTCATCGCGACGACGCTGGTGAAGGACCTGGACCCGGCGACGGTCAACGCCGACACGGTGAAGTTCATCGACGTGTACGAAGACGTGCCGGTGCTGGCGCGTCCGGCCACGCCGCGCTTCGGCTATCGCGAGGAGACGGGCCACATCACCGTCATCCCCCCGCAGCCGCAGGGCTGGCCCAAGGGCGGCCGCTACGCGGTGGCCATCATCGGCGGCGCGAACGGCGTGAAGACGAAGTCGGGCAAGCCCGTCATCGCCTCCGCCACGTGGGCCTTCGCCAGCTCGCGCAACCCGCTGGTCACCTGTGACGACCTGACGGCGTCCAACTGCGCGCCGACCACGGAGCTCATCCCGTCCATCAAGACGGACCCGGCCGAGCGCCTCGCGGACCAGACCCGCAGCGCGCTGCGCCTGGAGCAGCTGCGCCGCGGCTACTCGCCCATCCTGGACAAGATGGCCGCGAAGTTCAGCGTCAACCGCGACGACATCGTGGTGGCGTGGACCTTCACCATCATGAGCCGGCCGGAGGCGACGTTCGACATCACGAGCGAGACGCGCATCGTCCCGTTCCCCAACGACCTGCTGCGCGACGCGAAGGCGGGCAAGCTGACCCTGCCGGTTCCGCCCGAGCCGCCCCTGCTGCGCAACTTCATCTCCGACCTGAACAACAACGTGGACGGCTGGTCCACGACGGCGCCCATCATCACGGAGAACAGCGCCACCCGCGGCGTCATCGACAATGACCTCCAGCTGGACATGAACACCGTCCGGTTGGGCAAGGAGCTCCTGTTCCTCAAGCTCACGCCCGGCGGCGCCCAGCCCCAGGTCAAGGTCTGCCTCAACTGCGCGTCCAGCCCGAAGGCGGACGGCACGCCGGCGACCAACGCGCCCCAGCAGCTCCAGATCGTCCCCGAGCTCCCGCTGGACCCGGGCTCCCAGTACGCCGTGGTCCTGCTGCGTGGCCCCAAGGAGCTCAAGAACGCGCAGCCCGTGTTCCCCACGGCCAGCCAGGCCCTGCTGCGCCTGAAGAACCCGGTCTTCGCCAACGGCAAGAGCCAGGTCTCCGCGGTGCCCGACACCAGCGCGCCCACGCTCGAGGCCGCCCGCGCGGCCATGGCGCCTCTCTACGACATGCTCGAGGCCCGGCTGAACATCAAGCGCCAGGACGTGCTGATGGCGTGGACCTTCACCACCCAGAGCACGCGCACCAAGCTGGCCCAGCTCAACGCCGCGCCCGCCGCCAGCGACACCTCCGACAAGCCGCTGTACCTGGTGGACCAGACCACCAACCTCGCCGCGCTCATGACGGCCAACGGCCTGGATGGCACGCACATCGGCCACTGGCTGGTGGGCGGCTACAAGTCGCCCTTCTACCTGGATGACGCGACGGGCGCGTACAACTCGGCCCGCGCCAAGCACGAGGACCACATCCCGTTCTGGATGTTCCTGCCCTCGCAGGCGCCGGACGCGAATGGCTACAAGACCGTCGTCTTCGGACACGGCCTGACGGGCAACCGCACCAACGTGCTCGCCATCGCCAACAAGCTCAACGAGGCGGGCTACGCGGTCGTCGCCATCGACACCGTCTACCACGGCGAGCGCACGAGCTGCGCGGGCATCACCCCGCAGTCCGGCCTGGGCGCCATCGACTCTCCGGACAAGGCCTGCGCCACGGGCAGCACCTGCGACGTGACGCCCAACAGCGCCACCTTCGGCCGCTGCGTGGCTCCGGCCGCCGCCAACGCCTGTGACCCGGCTGGCAACGGTGACCTGACCTGTAGCGCCGCGGGTCAAGGCGTGTGCCTCGACACCGGCAAGTGCGAGGGTGGCGATTTCCGTCGTGGCACGACCGGCGCTCCGGTTGTCTCCGGCTGGAACTTCCTCAACCTGGGCAGCCTGGGCGCGACGCGCGACAACTTCCGCCACCACGTGGTGGACTTCGCGCAGCTCACCCGCGTGCTGGCCAGCGACGACCTGCGCACGCGCATCGGCGCCATCGCCGGTGGCCGCACCATCAACGCCGCCACGGTGGACTACGTGGGCCAGAGCCTGGGTGGCATGCAGGGCGTCCTGTCCGCGTCCGTCTCCGAGCGCACCCGCCGCACCGCGCTCAACGTCCCGGGTGGCGACCTGGTGGACATCCTCCTGACCGCGCAGGACCCGACCCTCTCCGCTCAGCGCGCGGGCTTCATGCAGCTGCTGGGCAGCCTGGGCCGCGCTCCTGGCACGCCGGGCTTCGACGAGTTCATCGTCCTGGCTCGCACCGCGCTGGATGGCGCCGCCGCGCGCAACTACGGCTGGTACCTGGAGAACTCCGACAAGGCCCCGGCCGAGCGCGACGCGTTCATCCAGTACATCAAGGGCGACATGGTGATTCCGAACCCTGTCACCGAGGGCCTCATCGCCTCCGCGAACCGCAACAGCACGAAGACGGTGCAGAGCTACATGGTGACCATCGACCCGCTGCCGGCCGAGTACCGCCATGCGTTCCTGCTCATCAGCGTCCCGCCCGCGCATCCGCAGTACGCGTTCATGAAGAGCGTGCGTGACACGGCGCAAGACCAGGTCGTCTCGTTCCTCAAGACGGGCACCGCTGTCGCTCCGTAA
- a CDS encoding OmpP1/FadL family transporter, protein MKKTLSLVALLAAGSSQAAGFQINTHSARSTGMGNAAAAWLEDSSAIYSNAANILGVNKLDVTVGDTGILPGIKFTPVGGAEQGQKTTLSPPPHLFIAYKPFDKFAVGLGVYTPFGANSRWVDDFVGRFKAQESAMAIYNINPTAAYQLHERFRIGGGVNIYRGTLELKRALGFVESEGQVHLGGSSWGVGYNVGVQAIVVPKLVTMGLHYRSSADLTFKGNADFQNVPAEFQARLPDGRVEGDVTLPATVAWGLAFTPMDNLTLAFDANWVDWSSFQELAIEFPDNPAINNPLPKRWRAKWNYHLGGEYGVTPNLQVRAGLIYDPAPGPHGTLTPDLPDADRFGVSVGAGYRWNSLRADFGYQFVSLADNASYAPGISGTYNGSAHVFGLTLGYSM, encoded by the coding sequence ATGAAGAAGACACTCTCCCTCGTAGCGCTGCTGGCCGCGGGTTCGTCCCAGGCGGCGGGCTTCCAGATCAACACGCACAGCGCCCGCTCCACGGGCATGGGCAACGCGGCGGCCGCGTGGCTGGAGGACTCCTCCGCCATCTACTCGAACGCCGCGAACATCCTCGGTGTGAACAAGCTGGACGTGACGGTGGGCGACACCGGCATCCTCCCCGGCATCAAGTTCACCCCGGTGGGCGGCGCCGAGCAGGGCCAGAAGACGACGCTGTCGCCTCCGCCGCACCTGTTCATCGCCTACAAGCCCTTCGACAAGTTCGCGGTGGGCCTGGGCGTGTACACGCCGTTCGGCGCGAACAGCCGCTGGGTGGATGACTTCGTGGGCCGCTTCAAGGCCCAGGAGTCGGCCATGGCCATCTACAACATCAACCCCACCGCCGCGTACCAGCTCCACGAGCGGTTCCGCATCGGTGGCGGTGTGAACATCTACCGCGGCACGCTGGAGCTCAAGCGCGCGCTGGGCTTCGTCGAGAGCGAAGGCCAGGTGCACCTGGGCGGCTCCTCCTGGGGCGTCGGCTACAACGTCGGCGTGCAGGCCATCGTGGTGCCCAAGCTCGTCACCATGGGCCTGCACTACCGCAGCTCCGCGGACCTGACCTTCAAGGGCAACGCGGACTTCCAGAACGTGCCCGCGGAGTTCCAGGCGCGTCTGCCGGACGGCCGCGTGGAGGGTGACGTCACCCTGCCCGCGACGGTGGCGTGGGGTCTTGCCTTCACCCCGATGGACAACCTGACGCTGGCGTTCGACGCCAACTGGGTGGACTGGTCCTCGTTCCAGGAGCTCGCCATCGAGTTCCCGGACAACCCGGCCATCAACAACCCCCTGCCCAAGCGCTGGCGCGCGAAGTGGAACTACCACCTGGGCGGTGAGTACGGCGTGACGCCGAACCTCCAGGTTCGCGCCGGCCTCATCTACGACCCGGCTCCGGGTCCGCACGGCACGCTGACGCCGGACCTCCCGGACGCGGACCGCTTCGGCGTCTCCGTGGGCGCGGGCTACCGCTGGAACTCGCTGCGCGCGGACTTCGGCTACCAGTTCGTCTCGCTGGCCGACAACGCGAGCTACGCGCCGGGCATCTCCGGCACGTACAACGGCTCCGCGCACGTGTTCGGCCTGACGCTGGGCTACTCGATGTAA